In a genomic window of Nodosilinea sp. E11:
- a CDS encoding MerR family transcriptional regulator — protein sequence MLQQIAQQQPEMVLDRFVEVTNDLLPQFLPDQSSGNRGQEPVNPRLVRYYTTQGWLDKPLKQGREARYTYRHLLQLLVLRRLLAEGYSASSIGSLIGGQADTALEDILQGGVQLTVEAANPALAFLAQIRDGQGPAKGQRRESSPSDQSPKRTASRAFQAPLAAPAPTAPPASPPQAWTRLEILDGLELHVRQDFVAPATAHERDSLLQLIADHLTHLKSTQRPP from the coding sequence ATGTTGCAACAGATTGCCCAGCAACAGCCCGAGATGGTCTTAGATCGCTTCGTTGAGGTGACCAACGACCTGCTGCCCCAGTTTTTGCCCGACCAGAGTTCTGGAAATCGCGGGCAAGAACCGGTGAATCCTCGGCTGGTGCGCTATTACACCACTCAGGGATGGTTAGACAAGCCCCTTAAGCAGGGGCGCGAAGCCCGATACACCTACCGGCATCTACTGCAATTGCTGGTGCTGCGCCGTCTGCTGGCGGAAGGCTACAGCGCTAGCTCCATCGGCAGCCTGATTGGCGGTCAGGCGGATACGGCGTTGGAAGACATTCTGCAAGGCGGCGTGCAGCTGACGGTGGAGGCGGCAAACCCGGCGCTGGCGTTTTTAGCTCAAATTCGCGATGGGCAAGGCCCGGCCAAAGGCCAACGCAGGGAATCCTCACCATCAGACCAATCGCCCAAGCGCACTGCCAGTCGAGCTTTTCAGGCTCCCCTGGCGGCACCGGCCCCCACTGCCCCACCCGCATCTCCCCCCCAAGCCTGGACTCGTCTAGAGATTCTCGACGGTCTAGAACTTCATGTCCGCCAAGACTTTGTGGCACCTGCCACCGCCCACGAGCGGGACAGTCTGCTCCAGCTGATTGCCGACCATCTCACCCACCTTAAATCCACCCAGAGGCCACCATGA
- a CDS encoding response regulator transcription factor: MISRDRRNFTKRDRLVLNLIRPHLKQAYDNLAAFHQVHDHLAQQQSATDQTALIALSTCGTVQWITQKAGEILHRYFPPSKAPIALPDLLQQWVNRQLSMFSQVEEVCRVARPLRLQLEEQRLAIRFSYCPKVEQLYLLLEETEPEPFSAESLQLLGLTKRESEVLFWVAKDKSLVEVGKLLGMSDRTAKKHLEHIYEKFGVQTRLSAVMHALGLLGIFN; the protein is encoded by the coding sequence ATGATCAGCCGCGATCGCCGCAATTTCACCAAGCGCGATCGCCTCGTCCTAAACCTTATCCGTCCCCACCTCAAACAGGCCTATGACAACCTGGCTGCTTTTCACCAAGTACACGACCATCTAGCTCAGCAGCAATCTGCCACCGACCAAACGGCTCTCATTGCCCTATCCACCTGCGGCACCGTGCAGTGGATCACCCAAAAAGCCGGGGAAATCTTACACCGCTACTTTCCACCCTCCAAGGCCCCGATTGCCCTGCCCGACCTGTTGCAGCAGTGGGTCAATCGTCAGCTCTCCATGTTTTCTCAGGTAGAAGAAGTTTGTAGAGTAGCTCGCCCCCTGAGACTACAGCTAGAAGAGCAACGGTTGGCCATTCGCTTTAGCTACTGCCCAAAAGTTGAACAGCTTTACCTGCTGCTCGAAGAGACTGAACCAGAGCCGTTCTCGGCAGAGTCATTGCAATTGCTGGGCTTAACCAAGCGAGAGTCAGAAGTCTTGTTTTGGGTGGCTAAAGATAAAAGCCTGGTGGAGGTAGGCAAGCTGCTGGGCATGAGCGATCGCACCGCCAAAAAACACCTAGAGCATATCTATGAAAAGTTTGGCGTTCAAACCCGTCTCTCTGCCGTCATGCATGCCCTAGGGCTTCTAGGCATCTTTAACTAA